In Falco naumanni isolate bFalNau1 chromosome 5, bFalNau1.pat, whole genome shotgun sequence, the following are encoded in one genomic region:
- the TENT5C gene encoding terminal nucleotidyltransferase 5C: MAGKGSNTDCMSCSVLNWEQVSRLHEVLTEVVPIHGRGNFPTLKISLKDIVQTVRSRLNEAGIVVHDVRLNGSAAGHVLVKDNGLGCKDLDLIFQVSLPSEAEFQLVRDVVLRSLLNFLPEGVSKLKISPVTLKEAYIQKLVKVYTESDRWSLISLSNKHGRNVELKFVDCIRRQFEFSVDSFQIILDSLLFYYDYSETPMSEHFHPTVIGESMYGDFEAAFDHLQNKLIATKNPEEIRGGGLLKYSNLLVRDFRPMDKNEIKTLERYMCSRFFIDFPDILDQQRKLETYLQNHFSKEERSKYDYLMILRRVVNESTVCLMGHERRQTLNLISLLALKVLAEQNIIPNATNVTCYYQPAPYVSDVNFSNYYLANAPVPYSQPYPTWLPCN, translated from the coding sequence ATGGCAGGCAAAGGAAGTAATACAGACTGCATGTCGTGCAGTGTACTGAACTGGGAGCAGGTCAGCCGTCTGCATGAGGTTCTTACAGAGGTGGTTCCGATCCATGGGCGAGGTAACTTCCCGACACTGAAGATATCTCTGAAGGACATTGTTCAGACAGTTCGGAGTAGGCTGAATGAAGCAGGCATTGTGGTACATGATGTCCGCCTGAATGGCTCTGCAGCTGGTCATGTCCTGGTCAAGGATAATGGGCTGGGATGCAAAGACCTCGATCTCATTTTTCAAGTTTCTCTTCCAAGTGAGGCAGAGTTTCAGTTAGTTCGAGATGTGGTCTTGCGGTCCCTCTTGAATTTCTTGCCAGAAGGGGTAAGCAAGCTAAAAATCAGTCCAGTAACACTGAAGGAAGCCTACATCCAGAAGCTAGTCAAAGTGTACACAGAGTCTGACCGTTGGAGCTTGATATCACTTTCTAACAAACATGGGAGAAATGTGGAGCTGAAGTTTGTAGACTGTATACGACGGCAGTTTGAGTTCAGTGTGGACTCCTTCCAAATCATATTGGACTCCCTGCTCTTTTACTATGACTACTCAGAAACTCCCATGTCAGAGCACTTCCATCCAACTGTGATTGGGGAGAGCATGTATGGAGATTTTGAAGCAGCTTTTGATCACCTCCAGAACAAGCTGATAGCTACCAAAAATCCTGAAGAGATCAGAGGTGGTGGGCTTCTGAAGTATAGTAACCTCTTAGTACGAGACTTCAGGCCCATGGATAAGAATGAGATCAAAACACTAGAGCGCTACATGTGCTCCCGATTCTTCATAGACTTCCCAGACATCCTGGATCAGCAGCGCAAACTAGAGACCTACCTCCAGAACCACTTCTCCAAAGAAGAGAGGAGCAAATATGACTACCTCATGATTCTGCGCAGGGTGGTGAATGAGAGCACAGTCTGTCTCATGGGACATGAGCGAAGGCAGACTCTCAACTTGATTTCTCTGCTAGCACTCAAGGTGCTGGCAGAGCAAAACATCATCCCTAATGCCACTAACGTTACCTGTTACTACCAGCCGGCACCATATGTCAGTGATGTAAACTTCAGCAACTACTATCTTGCAAATGCTCCTGTGCCGTACAGCCAGCCCTACCCCACTTGGTTGCCTTGCAATTGA